From Cellulosimicrobium cellulans, the proteins below share one genomic window:
- a CDS encoding endo alpha-1,4 polygalactosaminidase, producing MRRTTTGLALGSALVLTACAGGPAVGGTSPVPDTARTTTTDATTAAVVELPPTSGVLDYQLGGAYDEVDAGSGPVTPDVVVRDATATPLSGAYNVCYVNGFQTQPDDADLWLAHEDLLLHDAGGELVIDPDWPDEFVLDPSTAAQRDGILDVLGPVVTGCADDGFDAVEIDNLDTWTRFAEIDEAGAHALATAYVDLAHDAGLAIAQKNAAEITQVAHDDLGFDFAVTEECAVWDECAAYTDVYGDHVLQVEYPGPLAGEGLTFADACALPDRAPLTVLRDLYLVTPDTDVSGFDPVEETGEPYSYVFETC from the coding sequence ATGAGACGAACGACGACCGGCCTGGCACTCGGCTCGGCGCTGGTGCTGACCGCGTGCGCGGGCGGCCCCGCCGTCGGCGGCACGAGCCCCGTCCCGGACACGGCACGCACGACCACGACCGACGCGACGACGGCGGCGGTGGTCGAGCTGCCGCCCACGAGCGGGGTCCTCGACTACCAGCTCGGCGGCGCGTACGACGAGGTCGACGCCGGTTCCGGTCCGGTGACCCCCGACGTCGTGGTGCGCGACGCGACGGCGACGCCGCTCTCCGGTGCGTACAACGTCTGCTACGTGAACGGCTTCCAGACGCAGCCCGACGACGCCGACCTGTGGCTCGCCCACGAGGACCTGCTGCTGCACGACGCAGGTGGGGAGCTCGTGATCGACCCCGACTGGCCGGACGAGTTCGTGCTCGACCCCTCGACCGCCGCGCAGCGCGACGGGATCCTCGACGTCCTCGGTCCGGTGGTCACCGGCTGCGCGGACGACGGGTTCGACGCGGTCGAGATCGACAACCTCGACACCTGGACCCGGTTCGCCGAGATCGACGAGGCCGGCGCGCACGCGCTCGCCACGGCGTACGTCGACCTCGCGCACGACGCCGGGCTCGCCATCGCGCAGAAGAACGCCGCGGAGATCACGCAGGTCGCGCACGACGACCTCGGCTTCGACTTCGCCGTGACCGAGGAGTGCGCCGTCTGGGACGAGTGCGCCGCGTACACCGACGTGTACGGCGACCACGTGCTGCAGGTCGAGTACCCCGGCCCGCTCGCGGGCGAGGGGCTGACGTTCGCCGACGCGTGCGCCCTGCCCGACCGCGCACCGCTCACCGTGCTGCGCGACCTCTACCTCGTCACGCCCGACACGGACGTGAGCGGGTTCGACCCCGTCGAGGAGACGGGCGAGCCGTACTCGTACGTGTTCGAGACCTGCTGA